In a single window of the Sorangium aterium genome:
- the argF gene encoding ornithine carbamoyltransferase, translating to MAKRDYLKITDTTLAEAHRVLRLAARLKEEPKGRRTTILAGRAIAVVLEKASTRTRVSFEVGIAQLGAQPVVLSTQGSQLARGEPIRDTARVLARYCDAIAFRTSSTARLLEMAEASVPVINALSDDGHPVQVLSDIFTIQEALAASGDRTGVAGRRIAFLGDCASNMARSWLEAAQLFDFHLVLAGPEGYMPPADEVERARKTGHVTITHDPREGAARADVVNTDVWASMGHEAEAEKRRTAFAGWTVDAKVMAKAAQHSIVLHCLPAHRGEEIDDETLEGPRSRVWDQAENRLHVQKALMLWLLGVELA from the coding sequence ATGGCGAAGCGCGATTACCTCAAGATCACGGACACGACCCTGGCCGAAGCGCACCGGGTGCTCAGGCTCGCCGCTCGCCTGAAGGAGGAGCCGAAGGGGCGGCGCACGACGATCCTCGCCGGCCGAGCCATCGCGGTCGTCCTGGAGAAGGCGAGCACGCGCACGCGCGTGTCGTTCGAGGTCGGCATCGCGCAGCTCGGCGCCCAGCCGGTCGTGCTGAGCACCCAGGGCAGCCAGCTCGCCCGCGGCGAGCCGATCCGCGACACGGCGCGCGTGCTCGCCCGGTACTGCGACGCGATCGCGTTCCGCACGTCGTCGACCGCGCGCCTGCTCGAGATGGCGGAGGCGAGCGTGCCGGTGATCAACGCGCTCTCGGACGACGGCCACCCGGTGCAGGTGCTCAGCGACATCTTCACGATCCAGGAGGCGCTCGCGGCGAGCGGGGACAGGACCGGCGTCGCCGGCCGGCGCATCGCGTTCCTCGGCGACTGCGCGAGCAACATGGCGCGCTCGTGGCTCGAGGCGGCGCAGCTCTTCGATTTCCACCTCGTGCTCGCGGGGCCCGAGGGGTACATGCCGCCCGCGGACGAGGTCGAGCGCGCGCGGAAGACGGGCCACGTCACGATCACGCACGATCCGCGCGAGGGCGCGGCGCGCGCGGACGTGGTGAACACGGACGTGTGGGCGAGCATGGGACACGAGGCCGAGGCGGAGAAGCGCCGCACCGCGTTCGCCGGCTGGACCGTGGACGCCAAGGTGATGGCGAAGGCCGCGCAGCACTCCATCGTGCTTCACTGCCTGCCGGCGCACCGCGGCGAGGAGATCGACGACGAGACGCTGGAAGGGCCGCGCTCGCGCGTGTGGGATCAGGCCGAGAACCGGCTGCACGTGCAGAAGGCACTCATGCTGTGGCTGCTCGGCGTCGAGCTGGCCTAG
- the rtcA gene encoding RNA 3'-terminal phosphate cyclase has translation MLTIDGSIGEGGGQILRTTLGLSLITQTPVRITSIRKGRARPGLMRQHLTSVRAAAQIGRAEVSGAALGSQEIVFRPTAIVPGEHTFHVGSAGSTTLVLQTVLPALLRAPAPSALTLEGGTHNPLAPPFDFLDLAYLPLVRRMGPDVTATLVTPGFYPAGGGLARVSIAPAPALAPLELLERGEIRGRRAVATVSNLPGAIAVRELDAAAAVLGWEAGCFKPSVLKGGNGPGNVITIAVESEHVTEVFTGFGAKGVRAESVATKAAEEARDYLAAGVPVGEHLADQLLLPIALAGRGAFRTVRPSSHTTTHLGLLRDLLGIRASVEQISDAAWQIEIWR, from the coding sequence ATGCTGACCATCGATGGATCCATCGGAGAGGGAGGGGGCCAGATCCTCCGCACGACGCTCGGCCTCTCGCTGATCACGCAGACGCCCGTCCGTATCACCTCGATCCGCAAGGGCCGCGCGCGCCCGGGCCTGATGCGGCAACACCTGACCTCGGTCCGGGCCGCGGCCCAGATCGGCCGCGCCGAGGTGTCGGGCGCCGCGCTCGGGTCTCAGGAGATCGTGTTTCGACCGACCGCGATCGTCCCCGGAGAGCACACGTTCCATGTCGGGAGCGCGGGGAGCACGACGCTCGTGCTGCAGACCGTCCTGCCCGCGCTGCTCCGCGCGCCCGCGCCGTCGGCGCTCACGCTCGAGGGCGGCACGCACAACCCCCTGGCGCCGCCGTTCGACTTCCTGGATCTCGCCTACCTGCCGCTCGTGCGGAGGATGGGGCCGGACGTCACCGCGACGCTCGTGACGCCCGGCTTCTACCCGGCCGGCGGCGGGCTGGCCCGCGTCTCGATCGCGCCGGCGCCGGCGCTCGCACCGCTCGAGCTCCTCGAGCGCGGGGAGATCCGCGGCCGGCGGGCGGTCGCGACGGTGTCGAACCTCCCGGGCGCCATCGCGGTGCGCGAGCTCGACGCGGCGGCGGCGGTGCTCGGCTGGGAGGCGGGCTGCTTCAAGCCCAGCGTGCTGAAGGGCGGGAACGGCCCAGGCAACGTGATCACCATCGCCGTCGAGAGCGAGCACGTGACCGAGGTCTTCACCGGGTTCGGCGCGAAGGGCGTGCGCGCGGAGTCCGTCGCCACGAAGGCCGCCGAGGAGGCGCGCGACTACCTTGCCGCGGGCGTCCCCGTGGGCGAGCACCTGGCCGATCAGCTGCTCTTGCCGATCGCCCTCGCGGGCCGCGGCGCCTTCCGGACGGTGCGCCCGTCATCCCACACGACAACCCACCTCGGGCTGCTCCGAGATCTCCTCGGGATCCGCGCGTCGGTCGAGCAGATCTCGGACGCGGCGTGGCAGATCGAGATCTGGCGCTGA
- a CDS encoding PAS domain-containing protein → MIEHDERHRSQVRALTEASRALASARSARAIEEIVLSAATRLSGSGRAVLILNDEDGRPVVRAALGLDPALLAELCGRPLPSVDDGIARALDGAAHVAAAPLIVDGRVAGVLAVERDAPASGGDAWLIEALADQAAVALAGPADAAAHADAREQRARVEADVQDERYRLLGRAIKDPIWDWDIRTDRVERNATFHEVFRYKPEQTAPTGAWWVGRVLPEDRDRIARALEELIHGDADTWSAQYRVYRGDGSVARVFDRGAVLRDAGGKAIRMVGASVDLTERFRIESALQDREDRLRLATWAADVGTWRVDLVTQYDTRDASLNRILGLDERETTQPMGDWLSRVHPEDLDAVIAMHERSVRERCIYDIIHRVVRVDGSIRWVHDRGRIVADRDGSPLFLTGAVVDITELKQLERERTELLRREQQALAQSEKDRIRAEDANRMKDEFLATVSHELRTPLTAILGWARLIKDKDLGPERVKQGMASIERNAHAQAQIVDDILTVSRIITGKLRLRTIAVDLASVIDAAVDTITPTAKAKEIEIRIEPGEGLSHVCGDPDRLQQVMWNLLSNAVKFTPKRGLVTVRVGRSDAQVAISVTDNGKGIATSFLPYVFDRFRQGDSSPTRAHGGLGLGLAIVRHLVELHGGTVEAESPGEGRGATFTVTLPLPAAPSAAHEGPPSAPGRALPRSGEPSPLFGVHVLVVEDEPDAREMLAFLLEGAGARVTTAGSASEAMSVLERLRPDVLLSDIGMPGESGYALIHQLRAAGRDEIRRIPAVALTAYARIEDRRRALAAGFQKHVAKPIDPADLVQVVADLTGRSGSDEASVRPRGGALLG, encoded by the coding sequence GCGCTCGGCGCGCGCGATTGAAGAGATCGTCCTCTCGGCGGCGACGCGTCTGAGCGGCTCCGGCAGGGCCGTCCTGATCCTGAACGACGAGGACGGGCGCCCGGTCGTGCGAGCGGCGCTGGGGCTCGATCCGGCGCTGCTCGCCGAGCTCTGCGGCCGCCCGCTCCCGAGCGTCGACGACGGGATAGCGCGAGCGCTGGACGGGGCGGCCCACGTCGCCGCCGCGCCGCTGATCGTCGACGGCCGTGTCGCTGGCGTGCTCGCGGTCGAGCGGGACGCCCCGGCCTCCGGCGGCGATGCCTGGCTGATCGAGGCGCTCGCCGATCAGGCCGCGGTCGCGCTCGCAGGCCCCGCCGATGCCGCCGCGCACGCAGACGCCCGGGAGCAGCGCGCGCGCGTGGAGGCGGACGTGCAGGACGAGCGCTATCGCCTCCTCGGTCGAGCGATCAAGGACCCGATCTGGGACTGGGATATCCGGACGGACCGGGTCGAGCGCAACGCGACATTCCATGAGGTCTTCCGCTACAAGCCCGAGCAGACGGCCCCGACCGGCGCGTGGTGGGTGGGCCGCGTGCTGCCCGAGGATCGCGACCGCATTGCGCGCGCGCTCGAGGAGCTCATCCACGGGGACGCCGACACCTGGTCGGCGCAGTACCGCGTCTACCGCGGCGACGGCTCTGTCGCCCGCGTGTTCGATCGTGGCGCGGTGCTCCGGGACGCGGGAGGCAAGGCGATTCGCATGGTCGGCGCCTCGGTCGACCTGACCGAGCGGTTCCGGATCGAGAGCGCGCTCCAGGACCGGGAGGATCGGCTCCGGCTGGCCACGTGGGCGGCGGACGTGGGCACGTGGCGAGTCGACCTGGTGACTCAGTACGATACGAGGGACGCGAGCCTGAACCGCATCCTGGGCCTGGACGAGCGCGAGACGACGCAGCCCATGGGCGACTGGCTGAGCCGCGTCCACCCGGAGGATCTCGACGCGGTGATCGCCATGCACGAGCGGAGCGTCCGCGAGCGCTGCATCTACGACATCATCCATCGCGTCGTCCGCGTCGACGGGTCGATCCGGTGGGTCCACGATCGCGGGCGCATCGTCGCCGATCGGGACGGCTCCCCGCTGTTCCTGACGGGCGCCGTCGTCGACATCACCGAGCTGAAGCAGCTCGAGCGCGAGCGCACGGAGCTGCTTCGCCGCGAGCAGCAGGCGCTCGCCCAGTCGGAGAAGGACCGCATCCGGGCCGAGGACGCGAACCGCATGAAGGACGAGTTCCTCGCGACGGTCTCCCACGAGCTGCGGACGCCGCTCACGGCGATCCTCGGCTGGGCGCGGCTGATCAAGGACAAGGACCTCGGCCCGGAGCGCGTCAAGCAGGGCATGGCGTCGATCGAGCGCAACGCCCACGCGCAGGCGCAGATCGTCGACGATATCCTGACGGTCTCCCGGATCATCACGGGCAAGCTGCGGCTCCGCACGATCGCCGTGGATCTGGCCTCGGTCATCGACGCCGCCGTGGACACCATCACGCCGACGGCGAAGGCGAAGGAGATCGAGATCCGCATCGAGCCGGGCGAGGGGCTCAGCCACGTGTGCGGCGACCCGGATCGCCTCCAGCAGGTCATGTGGAATCTGCTCTCCAACGCGGTGAAATTCACCCCGAAGCGAGGGCTGGTCACCGTCCGGGTGGGGCGGAGCGACGCGCAGGTCGCGATCTCGGTCACGGACAACGGCAAGGGCATCGCCACGTCGTTCCTGCCGTACGTGTTCGACCGCTTCCGTCAGGGCGACTCCTCGCCGACGAGGGCTCACGGCGGGCTCGGCCTGGGGCTCGCGATCGTCCGCCACCTCGTCGAGCTGCACGGCGGCACGGTGGAGGCGGAGAGCCCGGGCGAGGGGAGAGGAGCGACGTTCACGGTGACGCTCCCCCTGCCCGCGGCGCCCTCCGCCGCGCACGAGGGGCCGCCGTCTGCGCCGGGGCGCGCCCTGCCGAGGAGCGGGGAGCCGTCGCCGCTCTTCGGCGTTCACGTCCTCGTCGTCGAGGATGAGCCGGACGCCCGGGAGATGCTCGCGTTCTTGCTGGAGGGAGCGGGCGCGCGGGTCACCACGGCCGGCTCGGCGAGCGAGGCCATGAGCGTCCTGGAGCGGCTGAGGCCCGATGTCCTGCTCAGCGACATCGGTATGCCGGGGGAGAGCGGCTATGCGCTGATTCACCAGCTGCGCGCTGCGGGTCGGGACGAGATCCGGCGTATCCCCGCCGTGGCCCTGACCGCCTATGCCCGGATCGAGGACCGGAGGAGAGCGCTGGCGGCCGGCTTTCAGAAGCACGTCGCCAAGCCGATCGACCCTGCCGACCTGGTGCAGGTCGTCGCGGACCTCACGGGCCGCTCGGGCAGCGACGAGGCCTCCGTCCGGCCCCGGGGCGGCGCCCTCCTCGGTTGA
- a CDS encoding RtcB family protein: MERSYNVIPTDSGVPIKAWTVGVPFETAAEAQLKNLAALPFIHKWIAVMPDAHQGIGATVGSVVATSGAVIPAAVGVDIGCGMMAARTSLSASQLPDALRGLRTAIEGAVPHGRTDNGGKNDRGAWRSPPPAQVAAWAELEPRYRQIVEKHPRIGRGHAIEHLGTLGTGNHFIELCLDEEDRVWVMLHSGSRGVGNRVGSYFIELAKQEMRRFFIHLPDSDLAYLPDGTRHFHDYMQAVSWAQDFAAVNRELMMAQVVEALRGSGELPPFDATVAAVNCHHNYVAREHHYGKDVLVTRKGAVRAQAGDLGIIPGSMGARSFIVRGLGNPESFCSSSHGAGRVMSRGEARRRFSVADHEAATAGVECRKDEDVIDETPAAYKPIDDVMRAQKDLVEIVHTLRQVVCVKG, from the coding sequence ATGGAGCGAAGCTACAACGTCATCCCCACGGACTCGGGCGTGCCCATCAAGGCGTGGACGGTCGGCGTGCCGTTCGAGACCGCCGCGGAGGCGCAGCTCAAGAACCTCGCCGCGCTACCGTTCATCCACAAGTGGATCGCCGTGATGCCCGACGCGCACCAGGGCATCGGCGCGACCGTGGGGAGCGTGGTCGCGACGAGCGGCGCGGTCATCCCGGCGGCGGTGGGCGTCGACATCGGCTGCGGGATGATGGCGGCGCGCACGAGCCTCTCCGCGTCGCAGCTGCCGGACGCGCTGCGCGGGCTCCGGACGGCCATCGAGGGCGCCGTGCCGCACGGCCGCACCGACAACGGCGGGAAGAACGACCGCGGCGCGTGGCGCTCGCCGCCCCCCGCCCAGGTCGCGGCGTGGGCCGAGCTCGAGCCGCGGTACCGGCAGATCGTCGAGAAGCACCCGCGCATCGGGCGCGGCCATGCCATCGAGCACCTCGGCACGCTCGGGACCGGCAACCACTTCATCGAGCTCTGCCTCGACGAGGAGGACCGCGTCTGGGTCATGCTGCACAGCGGGTCGCGCGGCGTCGGCAACCGGGTGGGGAGCTACTTCATCGAGCTCGCCAAGCAGGAGATGAGGCGCTTCTTCATCCACCTGCCCGACAGCGACCTCGCGTACCTGCCGGACGGGACGAGGCACTTCCACGATTACATGCAGGCGGTGTCGTGGGCGCAGGACTTCGCGGCGGTGAACCGCGAGCTGATGATGGCGCAGGTGGTCGAGGCGCTCCGCGGCTCGGGCGAGCTGCCGCCCTTCGACGCGACCGTGGCGGCAGTGAACTGCCACCACAACTACGTGGCGCGCGAGCACCACTACGGGAAGGACGTCCTCGTGACCCGCAAGGGCGCCGTCCGCGCGCAGGCGGGCGATCTCGGGATCATCCCGGGCAGCATGGGCGCGCGGTCGTTCATCGTCCGCGGGCTCGGCAACCCGGAGAGCTTCTGCAGCTCGAGCCACGGCGCGGGCCGCGTCATGTCACGGGGCGAGGCGCGCCGCCGCTTCTCCGTCGCGGACCACGAGGCCGCGACCGCAGGCGTCGAGTGCCGCAAGGACGAGGACGTGATCGACGAGACGCCGGCGGCTTACAAGCCGATCGACGACGTGATGAGGGCGCAGAAGGATCTCGTCGAGATCGTCCACACCCTGCGGCAGGTCGTCTGCGTGAAGGGGTGA